One bacterium genomic window, AACATAAACCAATCGATAGCGCGCATCGAGCGCCTGATATCCGGCGAAGGGGAGAAGTCATGGGAAACCCGCTATCTGGCGGAATGAAGAGGGCGCAGAGGATCGAGTGGCTGGTGATAGTCGGCTCGATAGCCGTGCTGCTCGTCGTCATGGCGTGGCGATTCATCTGGTACTTCGACATGCAGCGGAGGCCGATCGTCAGCCTCTATAACGAATGGGGCAGGAACGGATTCCCGGTCGATGTGTGCGAGGTCTCAAAACAGCCATATCCCATATGGAACAGGACCACAGCGACACCTTTGGGCGACGGAGAATTGCAGTCGTTCGTCACAAAGAACCTCCAGGAGAGGCTGAGGGTCGGCCAGCGGGCCTTCGTGGATCAGGGCGACGCATCCCTGCCGGCCACGGTCTCGTCGGTCAGCGCGGCGCGTGAC contains:
- a CDS encoding efflux RND transporter periplasmic adaptor subunit, with amino-acid sequence MGNPLSGGMKRAQRIEWLVIVGSIAVLLVVMAWRFIWYFDMQRRPIVSLYNEWGRNGFPVDVCEVSKQPYPIWNRTTATPLGDGELQSFVTKNLQERLRVGQRAFVDQGDASLPATVSSVSAARDMENGLYEVRLRPDERGAPTGSPYYNVRINTNTIPEAVALPIEVVRDGGDGSFVWIVESDAARIRRIDKVFSDGVHTLVKNNLNPGDLLVVVGFNRLDEGARVDIQKRSGCFSLGEGDD